DNA from Sphingomonas psychrotolerans:
TCGGTCACCCCCGCCGCCTGCATCGCCAGCACCGACTCGCGCCAGCGGACCATGCCGGTGACCTGCTCGACGAGGAGCGTGCGGATCGTGTCCGGGTCGGCGACGGGGGCGGCGGTGACGTTGGCGTAGACCGGGACGAACGGCGACTGGATCATGACCGCGGCAAGCGCCGCTTCCATCGCATCGGCGGCGGGCTGCATCAGTGGGCAGTGGAACGGCGCCGAGACCGGCAGCAGCAGCGCACGTTTGGCGCCCATTTCCTTGGCAAGCGGCAATGCACGCTCGATCGCGCCGAGATGCCCCGAAATCACCACCTGACCCGGATCATTGTCGTTCGCGACGGTGCAGACCTCGCCCTGCGCGGCGGCATCGGCGATCGACTGCGCCCTGGCGAGATCGACGCCGAGCAGAGCCGCCATCGCGCCGACCCCGACCGGTACCGCAGCCTGCATGGCATTACCGCGGATGCGCAGCAATCTGGCGGCAGTCGCCAGATCGAACGCGCCCGCGGCGCAAAGCGCGCTATACTCGCCGAGGCTGTGGCCCGCGACGAAATCGGCCTTTTCGGCGAGGCGGATGCCGCCGTCCTTTTCGAGCACGCGCAACACCGCGATGGCGTTCGCCATGATCGCCGGCTGGGCGTTGGCGGTGAGCGTGAGCTGGTCCTCCGGCCCTTCGGCCATCAGCCTCGACAGCTTCTGACCGAGCGCTTCGTCGACTTCCTGGAAGACTTCGCGCGCATGCGGGCTGGCCGCGGCGAGCGCGCTGCCCATGCCGACCGCCTGGCTGCCCTGGCCGGGGAAGATGAACGCGCGCATTTGTCTCTCCTTGGACTTCAGGCGGCGCGGGTTAGAACCGTTGCGGCATGCGGGCAAGCCTGTCCGCTCCGCCCAACCTGAACGAACCCCCGCGGCCTGCGACAATTGGCGACTCTTTTGCGGGCTCGCCGGGACAGGGCTGCGACAACCGGCTCCTAGATAAGGTTCAACGCCAGGCAACGGCGCGAACAAGAGGAGTTACGTCATGAAGAAGTTCATTCTCGGTCTGGTCGCCGCTTCGATCGCCGCCACTCCCGCAATGGCCGCCGCGCCGCAGCAGTATCGCGGCTATGACGC
Protein-coding regions in this window:
- the fabD gene encoding ACP S-malonyltransferase, whose product is MRAFIFPGQGSQAVGMGSALAAASPHAREVFQEVDEALGQKLSRLMAEGPEDQLTLTANAQPAIMANAIAVLRVLEKDGGIRLAEKADFVAGHSLGEYSALCAAGAFDLATAARLLRIRGNAMQAAVPVGVGAMAALLGVDLARAQSIADAAAQGEVCTVANDNDPGQVVISGHLGAIERALPLAKEMGAKRALLLPVSAPFHCPLMQPAADAMEAALAAVMIQSPFVPVYANVTAAPVADPDTIRTLLVEQVTGMVRWRESVLAMQAAGVTEFVEFGGKVLAGMIKRIAPDATTTSLVTMNDIEALAKGL